Genomic window (Pseudoliparis swirei isolate HS2019 ecotype Mariana Trench chromosome 23, NWPU_hadal_v1, whole genome shotgun sequence):
acgcggtcttaaagagtcccgggtctgggttccctcacgtggtcttatagagtccagggtctgggttccctcacgtggtcttcaagagtccagggtctgggttccctcacgtggtcttaaagagtccaggatctgggttccctcacgtggtcttaaagagtccagggtctgggttccctcacgtggtcttcaagagtccagggtctgggttccctcacgtggtcttaaagagtccagggtctgggttccctcacgcggtcttaaagagtcccgggtctgggttccctcacgtggtcttcaagagtccagggtctgggttccctcacgtggtcttaaagagtccagggtctgggttccctcacgcggtcttaaagagtcccgggtctgggttccctcacgtggtcttaaagagtccagggtctgggttccctcacgcggtcttaaagagtccaggatctgggttccctcacgtggtcttcaagagtccagggtctgggttccctcacgcggtcttaaagagtccagggtctgggttccctcacgtggtcttaaagagtccagggtctgggttccctcacgtggtcttaTAGAGTActgggtctgggttccctcacgtggtcttaaagagtccagggtctgggttccctcacgtggtcttatagagtccagggtctgggttccctcacgtggtcttcaagagtccagggtctgggttccctcacgtggtcttaaagagtccagggtctgggttccctcacgcggTCTTAAAGAGTCCCGGGTCtgggttcaagattcaagattcaagattcaagatgttttatttgtcacatacacacacagggtgtgcagtgaaatgaaagtggcaatgctcagcaggaatgtgcaagggcaacaagtacacactatttacaataaaaacaacacaatatttacagtaagtgtgtgtgtgtgtgtgtgtgtgtgtgtgcctaagaggggcagttgtgtgggtctatgtgggggtcctggtgaggtcggagttcacaatcctgatggcctgaggaaagaaactccgtctcagtctctctgttcttgcagcgtgactacggaggcgcctgcctgaccgcagcagctgaaacagtctgttgttggggtggtgaggatccttcatgatcctgccggctctggttctgcacctcctggtgtacaagtcctgcagggtgggagtgtagttccaatagtgcgctcagccgaacgcactactctctgcagagccttcctgtcctgagcggagcagttgccaaaccaggctgtgatgcttcctgtcaggacgcctctacagctccagagtagaaggactgaaggatcctctgggaaactttaaatttcctcagctgcctgaggtggtagaggcgctgccttgcctttctcaccagagtgtctgtgtttgttgaccatgtcagatcctcggtgatgtggactcccaggtatttatacccgctcaccctctccacagtaaatccccagtggtgagtacgtcctctgttgttgtaccctcctaaagtccacaatcagctccttagttttggtgacattcatgatgaggctgttgtcctggcaccagagtgacagatcagcaacttcctccaggtaggccttctcgtcgttgtcggagatcaggcccaccaccacttgatgatggtgttggagctgaacctggccacacagtcatgtgtgtacagggagtacagtagggggctgaggacgcaaccctggggggatcctgtgttcagggtgagggatttggaggtgtgtctgcccaccctgaccacctgtggcctggcggtcaggaagtccaggatccaagcacacaggggggtgttcagtcccagctcaatcagcttgccggccagtctggaggggactatggtgttgaaagctgaactataatcaatgaacagcagtctcacatagccccccctctggctgtccagtgGTCTTCAAgagtccaattcaattcaattcaattcagtttatttgtatagcccaatttcacaaattacaaatttgtctcggagtgctttacaatctgtacacatagacatccctgccccaaaacctcacatcggaccaggaaaaactcccaaataacccttcagggggaaaaaagggaagaaacctggaggagagcaacagaggaggatccctctcctaggatggacagatgcaatagatgtaatgtgtacagaaggacagatttagagttaaaatacattcaatgaatatgacagagtgtatgaatagttcatagtaggcatattccacgatggagacctccacgatccatcaggcagatggcggtggggaggaggagtgatgagtctcaacaggacagtggcgtagtcatgagcaggaattccacgacccagacgatccatcaggcagataggatctatgccgtctcatagggtccgatgaccccatgagacgtaaagtcaaaaggacttccgggagaaagcagagttagtaacgtgtgattgagagatgaaaattcatccttaaggagagaaaaagaggagataggtactcagtgcatcctaaaacgtccccggcagctataagcctatagcagcatatcaaggggctggaccaggtgaacctgattcagccctaactataagctctgtcaaagaggaaggtcttaagtctactcttaacgaggtgactgtgtctgcctcccggactgaaattggaagctggttccataaaagaggagcttgataactaaaggctctggctcccattctactttttaagactctaggaactacaagtagtccgcatttagtgagcgtagctctctagtggggcaatatggtacgacaagctccttaagatatgatggagcatcaccaatcaaggctttgtaggttaagagaataatttcaaaactgattcttgattttactgggagccagtgcagagcagctagtgcaggagtgatgtgatctcttttcttagttttagtgagaacacgagctgcagcattctggatcaactggagggacctaagagatttattagagcagcctgctaataaggagttgcagtaatccagtctcaagtaacgaacgtgaaccaattttctgcatcttttgagacaagatgtgcctgatttttgaaatattacgtagatgaaagaatgcagtccttgagatttgctttacgtgggagttaaaggacaagtcccgatcaaagataacgccaagattctttacagtggtgttggatgccagggcaatgccgtctacagaatccacatcaccagataattgatctctgaggtgctcagggccgattaaaattacttggttttgtctgagtttaacatcaagaagttgcaggtcatccatgtttttatgtctttaagacatgcttgaattttacagagttggatgctctcctctggttttatcgataaatatagttgagtgtcatctgcataacaatgaaagtttatggagtgtttcctgataatattgcccaaaggaagcatgtataaggtaaataatattggtccaagcacagaaccttgtggaactccgtgattaacgttggtggttatcggcgtcatcgtttacaaatacaaactgagatcgatctgataaataggatttaaaccaaattagtgccgtgcctgaaatgccaatcgactgctccagtctctgtaacaggatgtcatggtcaatggtgtcgaatgcagcactaaggtctaacaagaccaggacagagagtcctttatctgctgccattaagaggtcatttgtaattttcaccagtgccgtctcggtgctgtggtgttttctaaatcctgattgaaatttctcaaataaactattatgatgtagaaagtcgcacaactgatttgcgaccactttctcaaggatcttggagaggaaggaggttagagatcggtctgtagttagccaatacctctggatccagagtgggcttcttcaggagaggtttaataacagccaccttgaaggagtgtggtacgtggcctgttagcagagacacattgataatatctaatgagagccaccaattaaaggcaaaacgtctttaagcagcctcgccgggatggggtccaagagacaggtagacgtgttgagtagaaaccgttgaaaataattggtcacggttgataggagaaaatcctccaaatatacaccagggcatacagcggtttccaaggccattccacttgaggacagattggcactggttatgggcaagagattattaatcttgtccctaatagttaaaatcttttcattaaagaagttcataaaatcattaccactaaggtttataggaatgctcggctccacagagctgtgactctctgtcagcctggctacagtgctgaagagaaacctggggttgttttatttttctattattgatgagtaataggctgctctggcattacggagggccttcttatatgttttaagactatctcgccaaactaagcgggattcttcgagattagttgaacgccatatgcgttcaagctttcgtgacgtttgcttcagtttgcgggtctgagggttataccagggagcaaacctcctcttcctcactgtcttcttcttcagaggggctatcgagtccagtgtcattctcagagagcctatggcactgtcaacaagatgatcaatccagggtctgggttccctcacgcggtcttaaagagtcccgggtctgggttccctcacgtggtcttaaagagtcccgggtctgggttccctcacgtggtcttaaagagtccagggtctgggttccctcacgcggTCCCGAAGAGTCCCGGGTCTAGATATGGGCTCATATCTCTGGACTCTCTGGTCTAGTCTGGAGGACGAGCTCCTCTGCATCTGACGGGGttaaagtgggcggagcttgGAGATGTTCTTGAGATGGTAAAAGGAGGTTTTGCACAGGTGTTATGGTCCTTGGAGGTCAGGTGAGGGTCAAACCTAACTCCCAGATTAGTGACCGGAGGAGAGGGGTGTGGCCTGACCGTCGACTGAAGAGGAGGGGGCCGAGGACCGAGCCCTGCGGAACACCGCAGGAGACGGGCAGCAGTCTGGACTTGCATCTTCCCCGTGAGACTTATTCAGTTCTTCCAGAGGGAGGACTAGAGTCTGGTGGTCCAGCGGTGGAGTGGAGGCGCTACAGGAGGAGGGACTGATCCACTGGGTCAGgtccaggaggatgaggagtgaggAAGAGCCTGGCTGTCATCAGCAGGTCATCAGTCACCCTGAGCTGAGCTGCTAACGAGCTGTGGGCTGAACCACGGAGTCACGCTTGAGCTGGTTCTGGAGTCGGGAAGCGACGACCTTAACACCTTGGACAGGAAGGTCGGGTCGGAGGCCGGTAGTGGGCTAGAACCTGCGGGTCCAGGGTGGGCTTCTTGAGACGGGGACACCAGACTGAAGGTCTGAGGGGGGTCTGAGGGAACGGGGTCCCCTTGGTGCGAGTAGGAACCTCCAGGACTctgctgtggaggtgtaccCACGAGGACACGAGTGCAGCgtgaggtcaggaggtcactgaCCTCAGGGAGGACGGCGTCTGAGGAGACTGCCATGGAGACTTGGGAGGAAAGATCAGGCAGAGGAGTTGCAGTTCAGCCTGGTGCATGATGGGTAGTCCACCACCACGAGCAGCGCTGCAGGCCTTCTCCATGTCGGGTTAGCCAGGGGGGGGTCCTCCAGAGCGTCCACCAAACACAACCACCACCCCGTGCCCGTCCGTCTGAGGGTAGAATGATCTTGGAGATCTGATCTTCGGCGGCGTCCACAGCGACTCTGAACCAGCTTGTTTCTTCCAGAACCGGCCCGTTGAGCGAAAGCGGATCAGCTGCTTCTGAACTCCAGTCTTTAGTCTCGAGGAAGAGGCAGAGCAGGGAATGTGGAGCggcctcgtcttcctccgaGAGACGGAGCAGGAAGTGGCCGAGCAGACAGGAAGACGTCGACATCGTCATTGGATGTTGCCGCTAATGAAGCCTTTGGTCCAATAGGATGGAATGAGATGgaccacagacccccccccccctcttttatcTTGTCTTCACATGCCTTCTGTCTCCCAGCAGCAGCCaagcttgacctctgacccacccACTCGCCCTGCAGTGTCCCTTTTCTCTGCTCCTCTACTTGCAGGCCTGGGCTACTGCTTCACCTTCCTCCCCACCCTCACCATCCTCGCCCAGTACTTCTCCAGACGGCGAGCGCTCGTCATCTCGGTCGCTTCCTCCGGAGAATCCTTCGCTGTGTTTGCCTTCGCGCCGGGTGAGTGTTCCGCCTCTCGGGGGCCAGAGGTCCTCGTGAGGAACGCCGCTCCGAGGCTCCGGACCGACCTGGTGAACTGGCTGGGAGGAGGACGGCTCACTTCCTtttgccactaggtggcgccgTGTGCTCGGGCCTGAACTCGTATCATTCATGAGAGATTTGAGGCGGATGACGTCCCAGGAGATGTTGAGAACCTTTCGTCATGAAGTCTTCTATCTGATCTGAAGTTGATCTCATACCTTCTGTGGGAGGAGTTTGTAACCGATGGAAACGGCTAAACATCGAAAAAATGGGCAATTTACGCTGCCTTGTGGTAGAATTGAATGTTTTATGTTATATAACATGCTACGTTTTATGATAGGCCAAATGTGTAGAAAGCTACATCCCTAAATTAGTTTTACTAATCTAAGTAGGTGAAGTTTAGGTTTAGTAGAGCAGACAGAAGTCCCTTGAACATGAGGGGCGTGGCCTATCAGACTGAAACACCACCGTTAGACCCCAAACACATCAAATGTTTCACCAACCCTGACATGCATGCCCACTTTGGTGAGTTTTTGGGCcttttatacaaaataactgttaaTGACCAAAACCGGGGTTTAATCTGTCATGGGAGCTCCccacactgccccctagtggccgctCTGGGCCCTGCAGGGGAGTCCGTATGAAGCCGTAACGCTCCCTCTGCCACAGCTCTCTCCACGCTGAAGGAACACATCGGCTGGCGCTACTGTCTGGTCGTCCTCGGCATCCTTCAGGCTTCTGTAATTGGCTGtgggctcctcctccgtccaaTCATCATCGAGCCCCTGAAGGAGGGCGAAGAGCCGGAGAGTCGGCCTCTGAAGCCGCCGCCGACCGCTCTGGAGCTGGAGAACCAGCCGACGAGGACCTCCATCAGCTCGCAGGACTCGGGGGTcacctccctctccacctccaccggaGACCTGAGGCCCGCGGCGGCCGACCACGAGGCGGGCCGGGGGGGCCGGGACGAGGAGGTCGATGCCGCTCCCGTCGGCTCGGAGCTTCTGGACTTCTCGGCGCTGAAGGACCGGGCCTTCGTCTGCTACTCGCTGTTCGGCTTGTTCGCCACGCTGGGCTTCTTCGCCCCGCAGCTCTACATCATCGAGCTGAGCAAGAGCCGCGGCGCGGCGCCCGGCGCCGCCTCCTCCACGCTGTCCGTCATGGCCGTGGCCGAGATCCTGGGCCGCCTGTCCATCGGAGCGCTGCTGAATAGAGTCCGGTGCCGGAAGACGCTGGTGCTGCTGGGCTGCGTGGTTCTGCTGTGCCTGGTGCTGGTGGCCTTCACCGTGGTGTGGGAGTTCTGGGGCCTGGTGGTCTGCTGCGCCCTCTACGGCTACTTCATGGGCACCGTGGGCTCCACCCACATCCCCATgctggcggaggaggaggtggtgggcaTCCGGAAGATGCCGTCGTCCGTGGGCGTGTACGTCTTCATCCAGAGCTTCGCCGGGCTGGCGGGGCCGCCGCTAGGAGGTACCGGGCTCGGCTTCTTCTCCCGGtcccccccctgacccctgacccctgaggctgacctgtctgtcttctaGGTGTGTTGGTGGACGTCACGCAGAACTACGGGGCGGCGTTCTACTCCTGCGCCGTGGGAATGGGCCTCAGCGCCGTCTGCCTGGCGCTGGTCGGCCCGGCCAAGTCCGGCATGTGCCGGAGCCGGAACCACGAGGAGGTCCGGAGCCCAGGGGGGAACCCGTCTGAGGACGGAGGCCCGGTGGACTATCTGGAGGTGGACCTGGCCCCGGAGGACAGTCCGGAAATCTGACTGGAGCGCCACCTCATGGGGGACATGAAGGATCCCCAACGCACAGGGGGTCTCCAGAGGGGGTCTCCAGAGGGGGTCTTCACACAGGGGGTCTCCAGAGGGGGTCTCCAGAGGGGGTCTTCACACAGGGGGTCTCCAGAGGGGGTCTTCACAGGGGGGGTCTTCATATAGGGTCTTCAGATGCTGCAggttctccctcccttcctcgtCCCTCCTGTGAGACCACCTCCGATCACCTCCATCTCAGGAAAATGTTGTCGTCACGGATACAGACGCGGTGTCCGTGACATCACGACCGATGAGCTCGTCGATTGGTCCTGACGAACCAATGAAGAGACGGATCACCGTCACATGACTAGAAGTTCTCCCTTTGCGCTCCACATTCTTTACCCGCATGCAAGCCAAGctccaacgtgattggtcaacacATTTCAGGGCTCGGTTCCATCCCTCTGGAGGCCGAGCAGAACCACGAGGTCCACAACAGAAGCTGTAACGGGGCCAGTTGCTGGTTCTGGAGGATGTGGAGCTGTTTGTGATGATcagttatgttgttgttgttgacatgagtGCCAGGCAGATTTCTGCCTAGTGCTGCTTTCATTATGAAAATCCAAATAAAATGACTCCAGCTTTTCTTCTGTTTGAGTTGTTGCtgctgtgaaaacacacacacctattgcattgtgggaaatgtaggattcTGTGTTATTGGATCTGGGGAGTCAGGACGTCCattgggggcggagctttaCGGTCCTCCTGAGCTGAAGCTCCCAGACGTCACTTCCTACTTAAAGCAGTGAgcagcgccccctactggctgactGAGCCCATGGGCACAACGTGGAGCAGGGTCACCTGCACAGCCCAGACCTGCTGGGcacctggaccaggaccaggaccgcaTCCACAGTCCAGATCCATCACAGCGTCAACGTGTCCCAGACGTTACTTCTAGTTCATCCTGGAGGTAAATATTAATCTAGTTATTTTATAGTTAAATTTCATGTCACTCCACCTCCATTGATGAGTCAAACTGCTGAGTCATGAAAGAACAGACGAGTGCTTTAAAAAACCCACTTTATTCAGGTTTGATTAGGTCAGATAAGTTAGACTGTACAGGAGCAGAGAAGAGATGGGACGAGGATCCACCTGGATCACCTTATAAAACCTGATCGGAGGAGGAGGCACGGAGCGTCACATGACCCCGGACACGAGACAAGACATTCGGGTTATTGGATCTAGACGTGTGAGAAGACACCGGGACAGACAGCTCGGCTTCAGAGGTCcaggaccacaggaccagaACCACAGGAGTCCGGAGGCgtcagaagcagctgaacattCGTGTTCTTAGACTTCATCAGCAGGTTTTAAATGCAACGCGACGAGGGCcagacatgtccacagaaccaggaccctcacacacagaaccaggacctggaccctcacacacagaaccaggaccaggaccctcacacacagaaccaggaccaggaccctcACACGGAGACCTGATGCAACACTTTAGTCCTGTTCGACTAACACACCTCCTGGAGGTCCAGGTATCACGCCATCAGAACCAGACACATGAAGAGGAGTGAGGTCAATACTGAAGGTCACAGATGAAACAGACAGAAGAACAAAGAGCTGAAACATCCAGtgtagggggggagggggggtcgctATGGTGATGAGCTGCCAGGAGCAATGACATCACAAccatagagacacacagggaACGCACAACGATGCGTTCAAGGACTCGAGTGAAGACAATGAAACCTGTTCTCAGGCGGAGCCTTGGAATGTGACACctccactgagtgtgtgtgtctgtgtatgtatctgtgtgtgtgtgtgtgtgtgtgtgtgagaggaagcagaagcatGACGGCTGGCTGCGtgagcgaggaagaggaagcaccTTCACCTCTTCCTCGCTCAGGAGAACCCTCCAGGTGACGAGCAGAATGACAGGCGGCCGTGTCACACAACAcgctcactgctgctgctgctgttgttgttgttgttgttgtttacacccCTGACCGAGTGACGGGAACTCTTCATGGACGACTTTCTGCTTTTGTGTTGAACCCACaagataaaacaataaaaacaggttTAATAAAACCTGGTGGACCCGGGGCATCTGGACTCTAGTCCCCTCATGGACCCGGTTCCCCCTGTAGGACCCTCATGGACCCGGTTCCCCCTGTAGGACCCTCATGGCAGTGGGCTGTCTGTGTTTCAGGTCCAGTGGACCCGGGGCTGAGACACTAACACAGTGGAGGAACACCAACGGTAACAGTTAATGTTCGGATCAGGACTCTGGGTCCAGACCGCATGTCGGGACCAGG
Coding sequences:
- the slc16a6b gene encoding solute carrier family 16 member 6b is translated as MRTPRAPRGPPGCLGPNVYPAVPDGGWGWAVAAAFFLVEVCTYGAIKSLGVFLQDLMEEFGESNSRVSWVFSICVFIFTFAAPLSTMLSHRLGFRPVVMMGGVLISLGTVASAFCRSINEMYFTMGVVSGLGYCFTFLPTLTILAQYFSRRRALVISVASSGESFAVFAFAPALSTLKEHIGWRYCLVVLGILQASVIGCGLLLRPIIIEPLKEGEEPESRPLKPPPTALELENQPTRTSISSQDSGVTSLSTSTGDLRPAAADHEAGRGGRDEEVDAAPVGSELLDFSALKDRAFVCYSLFGLFATLGFFAPQLYIIELSKSRGAAPGAASSTLSVMAVAEILGRLSIGALLNRVRCRKTLVLLGCVVLLCLVLVAFTVVWEFWGLVVCCALYGYFMGTVGSTHIPMLAEEEVVGIRKMPSSVGVYVFIQSFAGLAGPPLGGVLVDVTQNYGAAFYSCAVGMGLSAVCLALVGPAKSGMCRSRNHEEVRSPGGNPSEDGGPVDYLEVDLAPEDSPEI